From Calothrix sp. PCC 6303, a single genomic window includes:
- the cdaA gene encoding diadenylate cyclase CdaA yields MGDWWKQWLITFGQSHSLLLKTLDVALVLALIYVMLVLINERRTLWMVRGFIVLMLASALSHQWGLELLNFVLEKLVIGCAVAMAVALQSEFRKFLERLGRGELRQLFQPANLALPKSDSVIDEIVEAVKELSKNRIGALLIVETTGAIDERDFSVPGVKLNAEVSKELIQTIFQPKTLLHDGATLIRGSRIVASGIILPLSGRTASRQLGTRHRAAMGITERVENCICVVVSEETGSISLAERGILNRPLTIVKLKEGLEDILSPTVDREAVAPGLLSLGKTIITRVVSFISRLLGLPSTASRDKK; encoded by the coding sequence ATGGGAGATTGGTGGAAGCAATGGCTGATAACCTTCGGACAGTCGCACTCCTTGCTGCTGAAGACTCTGGATGTTGCATTGGTGTTAGCACTGATATATGTCATGCTAGTTCTGATCAATGAGCGGCGAACACTGTGGATGGTGCGGGGTTTTATCGTTCTGATGCTTGCCTCCGCACTGAGTCATCAGTGGGGGCTAGAATTGTTAAATTTTGTACTGGAGAAATTGGTCATTGGCTGTGCAGTGGCAATGGCAGTTGCCCTTCAGTCGGAATTTCGCAAATTTTTAGAACGCTTAGGTCGCGGAGAGTTGCGCCAGTTATTCCAGCCTGCTAATTTGGCGCTACCGAAGTCAGATAGTGTAATTGATGAAATTGTCGAAGCAGTAAAAGAACTGTCAAAAAACCGGATTGGCGCGTTATTAATTGTAGAAACTACTGGTGCCATTGATGAGCGGGATTTTTCCGTACCTGGTGTCAAGCTGAATGCGGAAGTTTCTAAGGAACTAATCCAAACTATTTTTCAGCCGAAGACATTGTTACACGACGGTGCTACATTAATACGTGGCTCGCGGATCGTGGCATCAGGTATAATTTTGCCGCTTTCGGGACGCACAGCCTCGCGCCAGTTGGGAACACGCCATCGGGCGGCGATGGGTATTACTGAGCGGGTCGAAAACTGCATTTGTGTGGTTGTTTCGGAAGAGACAGGTTCTATTTCTCTCGCAGAAAGGGGAATCTTAAATAGACCACTCACTATTGTGAAGCTAAAAGAAGGTTTGGAGGATATATTGTCACCAACAGTTGATCGGGAAGCTGTAGCACCTGGTTTACTGAGTTTGGGAAAAACAATTATTACCCGTGTAGTTTCTTTTATTTCACGTTTACTCGGACTACCATCGACCGCATCTCGAGATAAAAAATGA
- a CDS encoding ATP-dependent Clp protease ATP-binding subunit: protein MFERFTEKAIKVIMLAQEEARRLGHNFVGTEQILLGLIGEGTGVAAKVLKSMGVNLKDARIEVEKIIGRGSGFVAVEIPFTPRAKRVLELSLEEARQLGHNYIGTEHLLLGLIREGEGVAARVLENLGVDLSKVRTQVIRMLGETAEVTQGGPSSRTKTPTLDEFGSNLTQMAIDGKLDPVVGRAKEIERVIQILGRRTKNNPVLIGEPGVGKTAIAEGLATRISTKDIPDILEDKRVVTLDIGLLVAGTKYRGEFEERLKKIMDEIRQAGNVILVIDEVHTLIGAGAAEGAIDAANILKPALARGELQCIGATTLDEYRKHIERDAALERRFQPVMVGEPSVDETIEILYGLRDRYEQHHKLKISDEALVAAAKLSDRYISDRFLPDKAIDLVDEAGSRVRLINSQLPPAAKELDKELRQILKEKDDAVRSQDFDRAGELRDREMEIKAEIRTIAQNKTNAKGNEGEEPVVTEEDIAHIVASWTGVPVNKLTESESEKLLHMEDTLHQRLIGQEDAVKAVSRAIRRARVGLKNPNRPIASFIFSGPTGVGKTELAKSLASYFFGSEEAMIRLDMSEYMERHTVSKLIGSPPGYVGYNEGGQLTEAVRRRPYTVVLFDEIEKAHPDVFNMLLQILEDGRLTDAKGRTVDFKNTLLILTSNIGSKVIEKGGGGIGFEFAEDQTDSQYNRIKFLVNEELKNYFRPEFLNRLDEIIVFRQLNKAEVTEIADIMLKEVFGRLTEKGITLEVSDSFKDRLIQEGYSPSYGARPLRRAIMRLLEDSLAEEILSGRVKDGDIAVVDIDENGAVIVRPGERRELLTPGVES, encoded by the coding sequence ATGTTTGAACGCTTCACAGAAAAAGCCATTAAGGTGATCATGCTCGCTCAAGAAGAGGCTCGCCGTCTTGGGCACAATTTCGTCGGTACCGAGCAGATCCTCTTGGGTCTAATCGGCGAAGGTACCGGTGTGGCGGCTAAGGTTCTCAAATCAATGGGTGTCAATCTCAAAGATGCCCGCATTGAAGTTGAGAAAATTATCGGTAGAGGTTCAGGCTTTGTTGCCGTGGAAATTCCGTTTACGCCACGGGCAAAGCGAGTTCTAGAACTCTCTTTGGAAGAAGCTCGCCAGTTGGGACACAATTACATCGGCACCGAACACTTGTTGTTAGGCTTAATCCGTGAGGGTGAAGGCGTAGCAGCCAGAGTGCTAGAAAACTTAGGTGTTGACCTATCGAAGGTCAGAACCCAGGTAATCAGGATGTTAGGTGAAACAGCAGAAGTGACACAGGGTGGTCCTTCTAGCCGCACCAAAACCCCCACTTTGGACGAATTCGGCTCGAATTTGACCCAAATGGCAATTGACGGCAAGCTCGACCCAGTAGTGGGACGTGCCAAAGAGATTGAGCGGGTAATTCAGATATTGGGTCGTCGTACCAAAAACAACCCAGTATTGATTGGTGAACCAGGTGTTGGTAAAACTGCCATAGCAGAAGGACTAGCAACCCGGATTTCCACCAAGGATATCCCTGACATCCTCGAAGATAAGCGTGTCGTCACTCTCGACATTGGTTTGCTAGTAGCTGGAACCAAATACCGAGGTGAATTTGAAGAACGTCTGAAGAAAATCATGGATGAGATTCGTCAGGCGGGAAATGTAATTTTAGTTATAGACGAGGTACATACCTTAATTGGTGCGGGTGCAGCCGAGGGTGCAATCGATGCGGCAAATATCCTCAAGCCTGCCTTGGCACGGGGTGAATTGCAATGTATTGGTGCCACCACCCTGGATGAATACCGCAAGCACATCGAACGTGATGCTGCTTTGGAACGCCGTTTCCAACCAGTAATGGTGGGTGAACCTTCAGTAGACGAAACCATTGAAATTTTATATGGTTTGCGCGATCGCTATGAGCAACACCACAAGCTGAAGATATCAGACGAAGCTTTAGTTGCCGCAGCGAAGTTATCAGACCGCTATATATCAGACCGTTTTCTCCCCGATAAAGCCATCGACTTAGTTGATGAAGCTGGTTCGCGGGTACGTTTAATTAACTCCCAATTACCCCCCGCTGCCAAAGAACTAGACAAAGAACTACGTCAAATCCTCAAAGAAAAAGATGACGCAGTTCGCAGTCAAGACTTTGACCGTGCCGGAGAATTGCGCGATCGCGAAATGGAAATTAAAGCCGAAATTCGCACCATCGCGCAAAACAAAACCAACGCCAAAGGTAACGAAGGTGAAGAACCAGTAGTTACTGAGGAAGACATCGCTCACATCGTGGCTTCCTGGACAGGTGTCCCCGTCAACAAGCTAACCGAATCCGAATCGGAAAAGCTGTTACACATGGAAGACACCCTACACCAGCGCTTGATCGGTCAGGAAGACGCAGTTAAAGCAGTCTCACGAGCCATCCGTCGCGCTCGTGTTGGCTTGAAGAATCCTAACCGACCCATCGCCAGCTTTATCTTCTCTGGTCCAACCGGGGTAGGTAAAACTGAATTGGCAAAATCCTTAGCCTCCTACTTCTTCGGTTCCGAAGAAGCTATGATTCGCCTGGACATGTCTGAGTACATGGAGCGTCACACAGTCAGTAAATTGATTGGTTCACCTCCAGGTTATGTAGGATACAACGAAGGTGGTCAGCTAACGGAAGCAGTACGCCGTAGACCATACACAGTAGTGCTTTTCGACGAAATCGAAAAAGCTCACCCTGATGTATTCAATATGCTACTGCAAATCCTAGAAGACGGTAGACTTACGGATGCCAAAGGTCGCACAGTAGACTTCAAAAACACCTTACTCATCTTGACCTCCAACATCGGTTCTAAAGTCATTGAAAAAGGTGGTGGTGGTATCGGATTCGAGTTTGCTGAAGATCAAACAGATTCTCAGTACAACCGGATTAAATTCTTGGTGAACGAAGAACTGAAGAACTACTTCCGTCCTGAGTTCCTCAACCGTCTGGATGAAATCATCGTCTTCCGTCAGTTGAACAAAGCCGAAGTTACCGAAATCGCCGACATCATGCTCAAAGAAGTCTTTGGTCGTCTTACCGAAAAAGGTATTACCTTGGAAGTCAGCGACAGCTTCAAAGACCGTTTGATTCAGGAAGGTTACAGTCCCAGTTATGGTGCTAGACCCCTGCGTCGAGCGATTATGCGCCTGTTAGAAGACAGTTTAGCTGAGGAAATCCTTTCTGGTAGAGTCAAAGACGGTGACATTGCCGTAGTTGATATCGACGAGAATGGAGCAGTAATTGTCCGTCCTGGTGAACGTCGAGAACTATTAACACCAGGAGTCGAATCATAA
- the lysA gene encoding diaminopimelate decarboxylase: MVSTHPVGVQNSGKKYLPQSPIDHPGISPNQSLLPLTAQVNSSDHLEIGGCDVKQLVEQFGSPLYILDEETLRTACRQYRDSLKLYYPGESQVLYASKAWSCLAVCAIASSEGLGIDVVSGGELHTALTAGVDPDKIYLHGNNKSTEELTFAIDSNCTIVVDNWYELETLVKLGSAAKPVRIMLRLTPGIECHTHEYIRTGHLDSKFGFHPEQLAEVFAFVSQQDTLNCIGVHAHIGSQIFERQPHRDLAAVMVQWLSLAKNHGLDISELNVGGGLGIRYTESDDPPSIEEWVKPICEVIKTACEQENIPLPKLLCEPGRSLIATSCVTAYTIGSSKEIPGIRTYITIDGGMSDNPRPITYQSVYRAVLANKMSASATETVTVAGKHCESGDILIKNAQLPKTQPGDILVVNATGAYNYSMSSNYNRLARPAAVLVRNGEANLILRRENYQDLIRQDCIPERLKK; this comes from the coding sequence ATGGTATCGACTCACCCAGTAGGGGTTCAAAATTCTGGTAAAAAGTATTTACCTCAATCCCCAATTGATCATCCAGGGATTTCCCCAAATCAATCGTTGTTACCTTTGACAGCACAAGTCAACAGCAGCGACCATTTAGAAATTGGTGGTTGTGATGTCAAACAATTGGTTGAGCAATTTGGCTCACCGCTGTATATTCTTGATGAAGAAACCCTGCGTACTGCATGTCGTCAATACCGCGATAGTTTGAAGCTGTACTACCCAGGAGAATCTCAGGTATTGTATGCATCTAAAGCTTGGAGTTGTTTAGCTGTTTGCGCGATCGCATCTAGCGAAGGATTGGGTATTGATGTTGTTTCTGGTGGGGAACTACACACAGCACTCACCGCAGGAGTAGACCCAGATAAAATCTATTTACATGGCAATAACAAATCTACCGAAGAATTGACATTTGCCATCGATTCCAACTGTACCATTGTTGTTGATAACTGGTATGAATTGGAAACCTTGGTAAAACTAGGTAGTGCAGCAAAACCTGTGAGAATCATGTTGCGTCTCACTCCAGGAATCGAATGTCATACCCATGAATATATTCGCACGGGACATTTAGATAGTAAATTTGGGTTTCATCCTGAACAACTTGCAGAAGTCTTCGCTTTCGTAAGTCAGCAAGATACTCTCAATTGTATTGGAGTTCATGCTCACATCGGTTCCCAAATTTTTGAGCGTCAACCCCACCGAGATTTAGCAGCAGTAATGGTGCAGTGGTTAAGCTTGGCAAAGAACCACGGATTAGATATTAGCGAATTAAATGTTGGTGGTGGATTGGGAATTAGATACACCGAATCGGATGATCCCCCAAGCATTGAAGAGTGGGTAAAACCAATTTGCGAAGTAATTAAAACTGCATGTGAGCAGGAAAATATTCCTTTGCCGAAGCTACTTTGTGAGCCAGGACGCTCTTTAATTGCCACATCTTGTGTAACTGCTTATACAATAGGCTCATCTAAAGAAATTCCTGGAATTCGTACTTATATCACCATTGATGGGGGAATGTCAGATAATCCCCGTCCAATTACTTATCAATCTGTGTATCGTGCAGTACTAGCTAATAAAATGTCTGCCTCAGCCACAGAAACCGTCACAGTCGCTGGGAAGCATTGCGAATCAGGAGATATCTTGATAAAAAATGCCCAACTTCCCAAAACTCAACCGGGGGATATTCTCGTTGTTAATGCAACTGGCGCATACAATTACAGTATGTCCTCAAATTATAATCGTTTGGCTCGTCCCGCAGCAGTCTTAGTTCGCAATGGCGAAGCAAATTTAATTTTACGTCGTGAGAATTATCAGGATTTGATTCGACAAGACTGTATTCCTGAAAGATTAAAGAAATAG
- a CDS encoding DUF3143 domain-containing protein yields the protein MSLLPVETPLYNHTLPQIEQWLQERGCKQDEQQLHCWHLSYGTWQAELWLDIEQITVRYIGVGEGKQDIQRSFKYSLSRQDIEEAVFSGP from the coding sequence ATGTCTCTTCTGCCAGTAGAAACACCGTTATACAACCATACTTTGCCACAAATAGAACAATGGCTACAGGAAAGAGGTTGCAAGCAAGACGAGCAGCAACTGCATTGCTGGCACTTATCTTATGGTACCTGGCAAGCCGAACTGTGGTTAGATATTGAGCAAATAACAGTCAGGTATATTGGAGTTGGAGAAGGAAAACAAGATATCCAACGTTCGTTTAAATATTCACTAAGTCGTCAAGATATTGAAGAAGCAGTATTTTCCGGACCATAA
- a CDS encoding J domain-containing protein, whose translation MNENGKALPGNQPNYYSLLGLNPWASVIDIRHAYRELSKNYHPDTTTLPTAIATVKFQEINEAYATLSNPERRLNYDIKIGYSRFKVIQVPTDLNQPVSDSRNLSKSAYLDPTDRPLSEGEVFALFIMAATIIGCLLLAIAIGLIRGDTALSPLSQQVTSIYFTTVNYYY comes from the coding sequence GTGAATGAAAACGGAAAAGCTTTACCCGGAAACCAACCCAACTATTACTCCTTGCTAGGATTAAATCCTTGGGCATCAGTGATAGATATTCGCCATGCTTATCGAGAACTAAGTAAAAATTATCATCCTGATACTACAACTTTACCTACTGCTATTGCCACAGTTAAGTTTCAGGAAATTAATGAGGCTTACGCAACCCTGAGTAATCCGGAACGTCGTCTTAATTACGACATCAAAATTGGTTATTCGCGCTTCAAAGTCATTCAGGTTCCTACTGATCTTAATCAACCAGTTTCTGATTCTCGGAACTTAAGCAAGTCAGCTTATCTCGATCCTACAGATAGACCACTTTCCGAAGGGGAAGTTTTTGCCCTATTTATCATGGCAGCGACAATTATAGGTTGTTTGCTGTTAGCGATCGCTATTGGCTTGATCCGTGGTGATACTGCACTCTCGCCACTTAGCCAACAAGTAACTTCAATCTATTTCACAACAGTAAATTACTATTATTGA
- the lepB gene encoding signal peptidase I, whose amino-acid sequence MTPQNENVKETSPSSKIWHSLRENLSLVAVALILAFLIRTLIAEPRYIPSESMVPTLEVGDRLVVEKVSYRLHSPHFGDIVVFNPPPELQKRGYPKDQAFIKRIIGQPGDKINIENNKVYLNGKELQENYIKDNYIIPRPEQLYNQTQVPENQFFVMGDNRNDSNDSRYWGFLPTENIIGRAVFRFFPFNRIGKI is encoded by the coding sequence ATGACACCTCAGAATGAAAATGTCAAAGAAACTTCACCCTCATCAAAAATTTGGCATAGCCTACGTGAAAATCTCAGCTTAGTAGCAGTTGCGCTGATACTGGCATTCTTAATTCGGACATTAATTGCTGAACCCCGTTACATACCTTCAGAATCGATGGTACCAACCCTAGAGGTGGGTGACAGGTTGGTAGTTGAGAAGGTCTCATATCGACTTCATTCACCCCATTTTGGTGATATCGTTGTCTTTAATCCCCCTCCAGAACTCCAGAAACGGGGATATCCCAAAGATCAAGCCTTCATTAAACGGATTATTGGTCAGCCCGGTGACAAGATTAATATAGAAAATAACAAAGTTTATCTTAATGGTAAAGAATTACAGGAAAACTACATTAAAGATAACTACATCATTCCCAGACCTGAGCAGCTATACAATCAAACTCAAGTCCCCGAAAATCAGTTTTTTGTGATGGGAGATAATCGCAACGACAGCAACGACTCCCGTTATTGGGGATTTTTACCAACTGAAAATATTATTGGTAGAGCAGTATTTAGGTTTTTTCCCTTTAATCGTATTGGTAAAATTTAG
- the gyrB gene encoding DNA topoisomerase (ATP-hydrolyzing) subunit B, whose product MTTDYGAEQIQVLEGLEHVRKRPGMYIGSTGPRGLHHLVYEVVDNSIDEALAGYCTHVDVELNPDGSCGVKDDGRGIPVDTHTKTGKSALETVLTVLGAGGKFGGGSYKVSGGLHGVGVSVVNGLSEWLDVTIWRDKKVYTQRYERGVAQAELKNQPYKEARTGTAIKFKPDDTIFTTGTEFDYTTLSSRLRELAYLNAGVRITFADNRLELLKSDTPRLETYEYKGGIREYVAYMNADKQAQHEEIIYVQGERHNVQVEVALQWCSDAYSDNVLGFANNIRTVDGGTHLEGLKTVLTRTMNAIARKRNKIKENESNLSGEHVREGLTAVISVKVPDPEFEGQTKTKLGNTEVRGIVDTLVGEVLTEYLEFHPGVADSILDKAIQAFKAAEAARHARELVRRKSVLESSPLPGKLADCSTRDPAESEIYLVEGDSAGGSAKQGRDRRFQAILPLRGKILNIEKTDDSKIYKNNEIQSLITALGLGVRGDEFDATQLRYHRIVIMTDADVDGAHIRTLLLTFFYRYQRALVEQGYIYIACPPLYKLERGRNHQYCYSDRELQQKISEFPDNANYTIQRFKGLGEMMPQQLWDTTMNPERRTLKRVEIEDAAEADRIFTILMGDRVAPRREFIETYGSKLNMLDLDI is encoded by the coding sequence ATGACGACCGATTACGGTGCCGAACAGATACAGGTTCTGGAAGGTCTGGAACACGTTCGCAAACGTCCAGGGATGTACATCGGTTCCACTGGACCTAGGGGACTTCACCACCTAGTATATGAAGTAGTAGACAACTCCATAGATGAAGCATTAGCAGGTTACTGTACTCATGTCGATGTTGAGCTTAACCCCGATGGTTCTTGTGGAGTAAAAGATGATGGTCGCGGTATTCCGGTTGATACTCACACAAAAACCGGAAAATCTGCCCTGGAAACTGTTTTAACAGTATTGGGTGCTGGGGGCAAGTTTGGTGGTGGTAGTTATAAGGTATCGGGAGGACTCCACGGTGTTGGTGTTTCCGTGGTTAATGGTTTATCAGAATGGCTAGATGTCACCATTTGGCGTGACAAAAAGGTATATACTCAACGTTACGAGCGTGGTGTTGCTCAAGCTGAACTTAAAAATCAACCCTATAAAGAAGCACGTACAGGAACTGCGATCAAGTTCAAGCCGGACGATACAATTTTTACGACGGGAACTGAATTTGACTACACAACTTTATCGAGTCGGCTACGGGAATTAGCTTACTTAAATGCAGGTGTCAGAATCACCTTCGCAGATAATCGTCTCGAACTCCTCAAAAGCGATACACCCAGGTTGGAAACCTATGAATATAAGGGTGGAATTCGTGAGTATGTTGCTTACATGAATGCGGATAAGCAAGCGCAGCATGAGGAAATTATCTATGTTCAAGGTGAACGCCATAATGTTCAAGTAGAAGTTGCTTTACAGTGGTGTAGCGATGCCTACTCAGATAACGTTTTAGGTTTTGCCAATAACATCCGGACGGTGGATGGTGGTACCCACCTCGAAGGATTGAAGACAGTATTGACTCGGACGATGAATGCGATCGCGCGCAAGCGCAATAAGATAAAAGAGAATGAATCAAATCTCAGTGGGGAACATGTCCGCGAAGGTTTGACGGCTGTAATTTCTGTCAAAGTCCCAGATCCAGAGTTTGAAGGACAAACTAAAACTAAGCTGGGGAACACAGAAGTTAGGGGGATTGTTGATACTTTAGTTGGAGAGGTTCTAACTGAATACTTAGAATTCCACCCCGGTGTCGCTGATTCTATCTTAGATAAGGCAATTCAAGCCTTTAAAGCCGCCGAAGCTGCCCGTCATGCCAGAGAATTAGTCCGTCGGAAATCCGTACTAGAATCTTCACCTCTACCCGGTAAGCTAGCTGATTGTAGTACCCGCGACCCCGCAGAGTCGGAAATATACTTAGTCGAAGGCGATTCCGCAGGCGGAAGTGCAAAGCAGGGAAGGGATAGACGCTTCCAAGCCATTCTCCCCCTACGTGGTAAAATTCTTAACATCGAAAAAACCGACGACTCGAAAATCTACAAAAATAATGAAATCCAATCCCTAATTACCGCTTTAGGTTTGGGTGTGCGGGGTGATGAATTTGATGCTACCCAACTACGTTACCACCGCATCGTTATCATGACAGACGCGGACGTAGATGGAGCACACATTCGGACGTTGTTGTTAACTTTCTTCTATCGTTACCAACGGGCTTTAGTTGAGCAAGGTTATATTTATATAGCTTGTCCACCACTTTATAAGTTGGAACGGGGACGCAATCACCAATATTGTTACAGTGACCGGGAACTTCAACAAAAAATTTCCGAGTTTCCTGATAATGCCAACTATACCATCCAACGATTCAAAGGTTTAGGGGAAATGATGCCCCAGCAGCTTTGGGATACCACCATGAATCCTGAAAGACGTACCTTAAAACGGGTGGAAATTGAAGATGCTGCGGAAGCTGATCGCATCTTCACCATTCTAATGGGCGATCGCGTCGCACCACGAAGGGAGTTTATTGAAACCTATGGTTCTAAACTTAACATGCTTGATTTGGATATCTAA
- the rimI gene encoding ribosomal protein S18-alanine N-acetyltransferase, translating to MNTVNLEIQSLTEQHLGAVLELDQACFGGLWTLEGYQRELGSPNSDLLGLYCAGSELKLLAMGCFWSILEEAHITIVAVDPQFQGQGLGQAMLFYLLSTACDRGLERATLEVRVSNVEAISLYTKFGFKTAGRRRRYYQDNGEDALILWLGDIQYPKFQTTLAQWQTLVCDRLRLSGWQIPELGNNNQSS from the coding sequence GTGAACACAGTAAATTTAGAAATTCAGTCATTGACAGAACAACACCTGGGTGCAGTTCTAGAATTAGATCAAGCCTGTTTCGGTGGTTTATGGACTTTAGAAGGGTATCAACGGGAACTTGGTAGCCCAAATAGTGATCTACTTGGCTTGTATTGTGCTGGCTCTGAGCTTAAACTTTTGGCTATGGGGTGTTTTTGGTCAATTTTAGAAGAAGCACATATCACTATTGTGGCAGTTGATCCCCAGTTCCAAGGGCAAGGATTAGGTCAAGCGATGCTATTTTACCTGTTGAGTACAGCTTGCGATCGCGGTTTGGAACGAGCCACTCTTGAAGTTAGGGTTTCTAATGTGGAAGCTATTTCCCTTTACACCAAGTTTGGTTTCAAAACTGCTGGTAGACGACGACGCTATTACCAAGATAATGGGGAAGATGCCCTTATTCTGTGGCTGGGAGACATCCAATACCCCAAATTCCAAACCACCCTCGCACAATGGCAAACTCTAGTATGCGATCGCTTACGTCTATCCGGCTGGCAAATTCCTGAATTGGGAAACAACAATCAGTCTTCCTAG
- a CDS encoding isoprenyl transferase has protein sequence MTAQTAKLRVLPPDLKPEYLPKHVAVICDGNGRWAKRRGLPRIMGHKQGVEALKAALRTCNDWGISALTAYAFSTENWKRPQEEVDFLMSLFQVVLRQELREMIKENVRIKFAGDLEALPSSLQKQIYAAMEETKDNPGIQFTVATNYGGRQEILSACRAIASQVEQGLLKADEIDEDVFERHLYTVGVSDPDLLIRTSGEMRISNFLLWQIAYTEIYVTDTLWPDFDRDEFHRALSSYQQRDRRFGKI, from the coding sequence ATGACAGCACAAACAGCTAAACTGCGAGTTTTACCTCCCGATTTAAAACCAGAATATTTACCCAAACACGTTGCGGTAATTTGTGATGGTAATGGTCGGTGGGCAAAACGTCGCGGATTACCCAGAATTATGGGTCATAAACAGGGTGTAGAAGCGCTGAAAGCTGCGCTTCGCACCTGTAATGATTGGGGAATTTCAGCCCTCACAGCCTATGCTTTTTCGACGGAGAACTGGAAACGACCTCAAGAAGAAGTTGATTTTTTGATGAGTTTGTTTCAAGTGGTTTTGCGTCAAGAGTTACGGGAGATGATTAAGGAAAATGTGCGAATTAAATTTGCTGGTGACTTAGAGGCACTACCTTCTTCCTTGCAAAAGCAAATTTATGCGGCGATGGAGGAGACAAAAGATAATCCAGGGATTCAATTTACGGTGGCGACAAATTATGGTGGACGGCAGGAGATACTGTCTGCTTGTCGCGCGATCGCATCTCAGGTAGAACAGGGATTATTGAAAGCCGACGAAATCGACGAAGATGTTTTTGAACGTCATCTTTACACTGTGGGTGTGAGCGATCCAGATTTATTGATTCGTACCAGCGGCGAGATGCGGATTAGTAATTTTTTACTGTGGCAAATTGCTTACACAGAAATTTATGTTACGGATACACTGTGGCCCGATTTCGACCGCGACGAATTCCACCGCGCTCTGTCATCTTATCAACAACGCGATCGCCGATTTGGAAAAATCTAG
- a CDS encoding APC family permease codes for MPVTNVQPQLKRELGVFGATLMGLGSIVGTGVFVSIGIAAGITGSSVVLAVIIAALVATCNGLNSAQLAASHPVSGGSYEYGYKYLNPALGFTAGWMFLVAKTASAATAALGFAGYFVNITGLNSNLVVPIALVTVAIITIIVLSGVRRSNFANTVIVAITLISLGFLILLCVPPVTQVGINNFTPFFTGSPQDFLQATALMFVAYTGYGRIATMGEEARSPKRTIPIAMVVCLLITMFIYITIATVTIGAVGADILGKAAPAPLETVARILGGSGSAGVLAAGAMTAMLGVLLNLILGLSRVLLAMGRRKDAPKIFAKLNQKQTTPYYSVLFTGSAIAFLVFLGNVKTTWSFSAFSVLIYYAITNLAAAKLNSKQRLYPKWVAWFGITSCIFLAFWVETAIWQTGLSLIIIGLIWHKLRQK; via the coding sequence ATGCCTGTGACTAATGTACAACCGCAACTCAAACGAGAGTTAGGGGTTTTTGGTGCAACTTTGATGGGTTTGGGTTCCATTGTTGGGACGGGTGTATTTGTTAGTATTGGGATTGCTGCGGGAATTACTGGCTCTTCGGTGGTTTTGGCGGTGATAATTGCTGCTTTGGTGGCTACCTGTAATGGGCTGAATAGTGCCCAGTTGGCGGCTAGTCATCCTGTGAGTGGTGGTAGCTATGAATATGGTTACAAGTATCTAAATCCTGCTTTGGGGTTTACTGCTGGTTGGATGTTCTTGGTGGCAAAAACTGCCTCAGCGGCAACGGCAGCGTTAGGTTTTGCTGGTTATTTTGTTAATATTACAGGCTTAAATAGCAATTTAGTTGTTCCGATTGCCTTGGTGACAGTGGCAATCATAACCATAATTGTATTGAGTGGTGTGCGTCGTTCTAATTTTGCTAACACCGTCATTGTGGCAATTACCTTGATATCTTTGGGATTTTTGATTCTTTTGTGTGTTCCCCCTGTCACCCAAGTCGGAATTAACAACTTTACGCCATTTTTTACAGGTTCTCCCCAAGATTTCCTCCAAGCAACCGCTTTAATGTTTGTTGCTTATACCGGATATGGACGAATTGCCACCATGGGAGAAGAAGCGCGATCGCCTAAACGAACTATCCCTATTGCTATGGTAGTCTGTTTATTAATTACCATGTTTATCTACATCACAATTGCAACCGTAACAATTGGGGCTGTAGGTGCAGATATCCTAGGGAAAGCAGCGCCAGCACCCCTAGAAACAGTAGCCAGAATCTTAGGTGGCTCAGGTAGTGCTGGAGTACTAGCGGCAGGTGCCATGACAGCAATGCTAGGAGTATTACTCAACCTCATATTAGGCTTATCCCGCGTTCTTTTAGCCATGGGGAGACGCAAAGACGCACCGAAAATCTTCGCCAAACTCAATCAAAAACAAACAACCCCCTATTATTCAGTACTATTCACCGGGAGTGCGATCGCATTCCTGGTATTCTTAGGTAACGTCAAAACAACCTGGTCATTTAGCGCCTTCAGCGTCCTCATATATTACGCCATCACCAACCTAGCAGCAGCCAAACTCAACTCCAAACAAAGACTCTACCCGAAATGGGTGGCATGGTTTGGCATCACATCCTGCATCTTCCTCGCATTCTGGGTAGAAACAGCAATTTGGCAAACAGGACTAAGTTTAATCATCATCGGATTAATTTGGCACAAACTGAGACAAAAGTAG